A portion of the Enterobacter sp. SA187 genome contains these proteins:
- the ghxP gene encoding guanine/hypoxanthine transporter GhxP has protein sequence MSTPSARTGGSLDALFKISARGSTVRQEIVAGLTTFLAMVYSVIVVPGMLGKAGFPPAAVFVATCLVAGLGSIVMGLWANLPLAIGCAISLTAFTAFSLVLGQQISVPVALGAVFLMGVLFTVISATGIRSWILRNLPQGVAHGTGIGIGLFLLLIAANGVGLVVKNPIDGLPVALGHFASFPVIMSLIGLAVIIGLEKLKVPGGILLTIIGVSVVGLIFDPAVHFSGIFAMPSLSDEHGNSLIGSLDIMGALNPIVLPSVLALVMTAVFDATGTIRAVAGQANLLDKNGQIIDGGKALTTDSLSSVFSGLVGAAPAAVYIESAAGTAAGGKTGLTAITVGVLFLLILFLSPLSYLVPAYATAPALMYVGLLMLSNVSKIDFADFVDAMAGLITAVFIVLTCNIVTGIMIGFASLVIGRVVSGEWRRLNIGTVVIAVALVAFYAGGWAI, from the coding sequence ATGTCTACGCCTTCAGCGCGTACCGGCGGTTCGCTTGACGCTTTATTTAAAATTTCTGCACGTGGCAGCACTGTCCGTCAGGAGATCGTAGCCGGTCTTACCACCTTCCTGGCCATGGTTTACTCCGTGATCGTGGTGCCAGGCATGCTGGGCAAAGCGGGCTTCCCGCCGGCGGCGGTGTTTGTCGCCACCTGTCTGGTTGCCGGTCTGGGCTCTATTGTGATGGGACTGTGGGCTAATCTGCCGCTGGCGATTGGCTGCGCCATCTCGCTGACCGCTTTTACCGCTTTCAGCCTGGTGCTCGGCCAGCAAATCAGCGTACCTGTCGCTCTGGGCGCGGTCTTCCTGATGGGCGTGCTGTTCACCGTGATTTCCGCCACCGGCATCCGTAGCTGGATCCTGCGCAATCTGCCGCAGGGCGTGGCGCATGGCACCGGCATCGGTATCGGCCTGTTCCTGCTGCTCATTGCCGCGAACGGCGTGGGTCTGGTGGTGAAAAACCCCATCGACGGGTTGCCGGTAGCGCTGGGCCATTTCGCCAGCTTCCCGGTGATCATGTCGCTGATTGGCCTCGCTGTGATTATCGGTCTGGAAAAACTGAAAGTGCCGGGCGGCATTCTGCTGACCATTATCGGCGTGTCTGTTGTCGGGCTGATTTTTGATCCGGCGGTGCACTTCTCCGGCATTTTTGCCATGCCGTCCCTGAGCGACGAACACGGCAATTCGCTGATCGGCAGCCTGGACATTATGGGCGCGCTGAACCCGATCGTGCTGCCGAGCGTACTGGCGCTGGTGATGACCGCCGTGTTTGATGCGACAGGCACCATTCGTGCGGTGGCCGGTCAGGCTAACCTGCTGGATAAAAACGGTCAGATTATCGATGGCGGCAAAGCGCTGACCACCGACTCCCTGAGCAGCGTCTTCTCAGGCCTGGTGGGCGCAGCACCGGCGGCGGTGTATATCGAATCGGCGGCGGGTACGGCAGCAGGCGGTAAAACCGGTCTGACGGCGATCACCGTTGGCGTGCTGTTCCTGCTGATCCTGTTCCTCTCTCCGCTCTCCTATCTGGTTCCGGCTTACGCCACCGCCCCTGCGCTGATGTACGTGGGCCTGTTGATGCTGAGCAACGTGTCGAAAATCGATTTTGCCGATTTCGTGGATGCGATGGCGGGCCTTATCACCGCCGTATTCATCGTGCTGACCTGCAACATCGTTACCGGCATCATGATCGGCTTCGCCTCGCTGGTTATTGGCCGTGTAGTCTCGGGTGAATGGCGTCGTCTGAACATCGGTACCGTGGTGATCGCGGTGGCGCTGGTGGCCTTCTACGCGGGCGGCTGGGCGATTTAA